One Drosophila virilis strain 15010-1051.87 chromosome 5, Dvir_AGI_RSII-ME, whole genome shotgun sequence DNA window includes the following coding sequences:
- the mbl gene encoding polyglutamine-repeat protein pqn-41 isoform X6, whose amino-acid sequence MANVVNMNSLLNGKDSRWLQLEVCREFQRNKCSRQDTECKFAHPPANVEVQNGKVTACYDSIKGRCNRDKPPCKYFHPPQHLKDQLLINGRNHLALKNALMQQMGIAPGPPVISGQVPAVATNPYLTGIPANTYSPYYAGHLVPTLLGHDPTAVASQLGTVVPQTVQVAQQKIPRSDRLESSPLAAHQQLNQHQQQQQQQQQQQQQLQNHLHNNNTIPTAGGVAAGATTTPTATTTTNNAAAAAAAAAAAAAAAAVMGHHTLEVGKKRSADPEMFPLMDVKTVGSFYYENFQFSGMVPFKRPAAEKSGIPVYQPGATTYQQLMQPYVPVSCEYLPQQQQQLQAISSAITTTTTTTAATAASNNNNNAVTVTAMTTNTNTNTNTNTNTNTTTPTTTTTATNHNINHDNQVLANDYEADHDQENNDTTATTATTQTNTTATTNTANDCNTTAQTITTTADTATANDTTATITNTATTTAIHDTTTSPTNGSSSPPPTETQALLGDPMTRANGDNNNYLSYLNNNLKSLNGDEPPNDAENSTSNSNNSSNNSSNNSSNTAATATVAVSGATVDADSISYIQTPPQRSYAPKQNGSSSDAYQRYHNGHSSGILPTPTTNSSSSSNSCPSVVSSVASSVQQFQRMSYAMPPYSYASLYSGYTNATPIVSMASNNMQNSYVQAQQQQQQQQQQQQVAQVQAQAQAQAQAQAQAQMAYAQQAYAAYAAGLSPAASYYADPAALAKEVAQKNYALKVANAAAGKPVSAASAAAYTGMTLNKSFGAAAATPQPVPQPHTQQQQPQPVSMATLLQMQVQAQAQAQAQAQAQAQAQAQAQAQAQAQAQLRQYGSLPNSGLSTPVAPGTPVRTASAAGYLSTGSAALLRAPSAAAPMQMAASQQQYAAAAAAAQGYFYPGMMTAAPTAAGAAGGGYAYAMPSSQAAAAAQQYAAAAAAAAAAQGGAQGSAMVLNPYKKMKTS is encoded by the exons GGACGCTGTAATCGTGATAAACCGccgtgcaaatattttcatcCACCACAGCATTTGAAGGATCAGCTGTTGATAAACGGACGCAATCATCTGGCCCTAAAGAATGCACTGATGCAACAAATGGGCATCGCGCCCGGCCCGCCGGTCATATCGGGCCAAGTGCCAGCCGTG GCTACAAATCCCTACTTGACTGGCATACCAGCCAACACATACAGTCCTTACTATGCCGGACACTTAGTGCCTACTTTGCTGGGACATGATCCGACGGCCGTTGCCTCACAGCTGGGTACGGTGGTGCCACAGACCGTTCAGGTGGCACAACAGAAAATTCCACGCTCCGACAGATTAGAG AGCTCACCTCTTGCGGCACACCAACAACTcaatcagcatcagcaacaacaacaacaacaacaacaacaacagcaacagctgcagaaCCAcctccacaacaacaacaccatcCCAACGGCcggcggcgtcgctgctggcgcaacaacaacaccaacagcaacaacaacaacaaacaacgctgccgctgccgctgctgctgccgccgccgccgccgctgccgctgctgtcatGGGTCATCACACACTGGAAGTGGGCAAGAAGCGGTCAGCGGATCCTGAAATGTTTCCACtg ATGGATGTTAAAACGGTTGGTTCATTTTACTATGAAAACTTC caattctCTGGCATGGTACCGTTCAAACGTCCAGCTGCCGAAAAGTCTGGCATTCCAGTGTATCAACCCGGTGCGACAACCTATCAACAATTAATGCAGCCCTACGTGCCAGTGTCATGTGAGTAtctcccacaacaacaacaacaactacaagcAATAAGTAGcgccataacaacaacaacaacaacaacagcagcaacagcagccagtaataataataataatgctgtaactgtaactgctATGactaccaataccaataccaatacaaataccaataccaatacaaatacaacaacaccaacaacaacaaccacagctaCTAATCATAATATTAATCATGATAATCAAGTGCTAGCTAACGATTATGAGGCGGATCATGATCAAGAAAATAAtgacacaacagcaacaacagctacaacacaaacaaacacaacagcaacaacaaacacagctAACGATTGTAATACAACAGCacaaacaattacaacaacagcagacaCTGCAACAGCTAATgatacaacagcaacaatcacaaacacagcaacaacaactgctatACATGACACAACCACATCCCCAACAAATGGTAGCTCTAGCCCCCCACCCACTGAGACACAAGCCCTTCTGGGCGATCCCATGACCCGCGCTAatggcgacaacaacaactatttgtcatatttaaataacaatcTGAAATCGTTGAATGGCGACGAGCCGCCCAACGATGCTGAAAAtagcaccagcaacagcaataacagcagcaacaacagcagcaacaacagcagcaacacagcagcaacagcaacagttgctgtcaGTGGTGCAACGGTCGATGCCGATTCCATTTCCTATATACAGACCCCGCCCCAGCGCAGCTATGCGCCCAAACagaatggcagcagcagtgaTGCCTATCAGCGCTATCATAATGGCCACAGCAGCGGCATTTTGCCCACGCCCAcgaccaacagcagcagcagcagcaacagttgccccTCTGTTGTGTCCTCAGTGGCATCTTCGGTACAACAATTTCAGCGTATGAGCTACGCAATGCCTCCATACAGCTATGCTAGTTTGTACAGCGGCTATAcaaatgccacgcccattgtTAGCATGGCCAGCAACAATATGCAGAATAGCTATGtgcaggcgcagcagcaacaacagcaacaacagcagcagcaacaggttGCTCAGGTGCAGGCTCAAGCTCAAGCTCAGGCTCAGGCTCAGGCTCAGGCCCAGATGGCCTATGCGCAACAGGCTTATGCCGCCTATGCAGCTGGTCTTAGTCCCGCGGCCAGCTATTATGCAGATCCTGCCGCTTTGGCCAAGGAGGTAGCCCAAAAGAACTATGCCCTAAAGGTGGCCAATGCTGCTGCCGGCAAGCCCGTCTCCGCTGCCTCCGCAGCCGCATACACAGGCATGACACTCAATAAGAGCTTTGGGGCCGCTGCGGCAACCCCCCAGCCGGTTCCACAACCgcacacacagcagcaacagccacagccggTGTCCATGGCCACGCTGCTGCAAATGCAGGTGCAGGCTCAAGCACAAGCTCAGGCCCAAGCCCAGGCTCAAGCCCAGGctcaggcccaggcccaggcacaGGCTCAAGCCCAGGCGCAGCTGCGTCAATATGGCTCCTTGCCCAACTCGGGTCTGTCCACGCCCGTGGCGCCCGGCACTCCGGTGCGTACAGCCAGCGCCGCCGGCTATTTGTCGACCGGCTCTGCCGCGCTACTGCGTGCACCCAGCGCAGCTGCACCCATGCAAATGGCTGCCAGCCAGCAGCAGTATgccgctgcagcggctgctgcccAAGGCTACTTCTATCCGGGCATGATGACCGCCGCACCCACAGCTGCCGGCGCCGCTGGCGGCGGCTATGCTTATGCTATGCCCAGCAGCCAAGCGGCGGCTGCAGCTCAGcaatatgcagcagcagcagctgctgctgcagctgcgcagGGTGGGGCTCAGGGCAGCGCCATGGTGCTGAATCCCTATAAGAAAATGAAGACCTCCTAA
- the mbl gene encoding putative uncharacterized protein DDB_G0291608 isoform X11: MANVVNMNSLLNGKDSRWLQLEVCREFQRNKCSRQDTECKFAHPPANVEVQNGKVTACYDSIKATQLLDMDDYKGRCNRDKPPCKYFHPPQHLKDQLLINGRNHLALKNALMQQMGIAPGPPVISGQVPAVATNPYLTGIPANTYSPYYAGHLVPTLLGHDPTAVASQLGTVVPQTVQVAQQKIPRSDRLEQFSGMVPFKRPAAEKSGIPVYQPGATTYQQLMQPYVPVSCEYLPQQQQQLQAISSAITTTTTTTAATAASNNNNNAVTVTAMTTNTNTNTNTNTNTNTTTPTTTTTATNHNINHDNQVLANDYEADHDQENNDTTATTATTQTNTTATTNTANDCNTTAQTITTTADTATANDTTATITNTATTTAIHDTTTSPTNGSSSPPPTETQALLGDPMTRANGDNNNYLSYLNNNLKSLNGDEPPNDAENSTSNSNNSSNNSSNNSSNTAATATVAVSGATVDADSISYIQTPPQRSYAPKQNGSSSDAYQRYHNGHSSGILPTPTTNSSSSSNSCPSVVSSVASSVQQFQRMSYAMPPYSYASLYSGYTNATPIVSMASNNMQNSYVQAQQQQQQQQQQQQVAQVQAQAQAQAQAQAQAQMAYAQQAYAAYAAGLSPAASYYADPAALAKEVAQKNYALKVANAAAGKPVSAASAAAYTGMTLNKSFGAAAATPQPVPQPHTQQQQPQPVSMATLLQMQVQAQAQAQAQAQAQAQAQAQAQAQAQAQAQLRQYGSLPNSGLSTPVAPGTPVRTASAAGYLSTGSAALLRAPSAAAPMQMAASQQQYAAAAAAAQGYFYPGMMTAAPTAAGAAGGGYAYAMPSSQAAAAAQQYAAAAAAAAAAQGGAQGSAMVLNPYKKMKTS; encoded by the exons GGACGCTGTAATCGTGATAAACCGccgtgcaaatattttcatcCACCACAGCATTTGAAGGATCAGCTGTTGATAAACGGACGCAATCATCTGGCCCTAAAGAATGCACTGATGCAACAAATGGGCATCGCGCCCGGCCCGCCGGTCATATCGGGCCAAGTGCCAGCCGTG GCTACAAATCCCTACTTGACTGGCATACCAGCCAACACATACAGTCCTTACTATGCCGGACACTTAGTGCCTACTTTGCTGGGACATGATCCGACGGCCGTTGCCTCACAGCTGGGTACGGTGGTGCCACAGACCGTTCAGGTGGCACAACAGAAAATTCCACGCTCCGACAGATTAGAG caattctCTGGCATGGTACCGTTCAAACGTCCAGCTGCCGAAAAGTCTGGCATTCCAGTGTATCAACCCGGTGCGACAACCTATCAACAATTAATGCAGCCCTACGTGCCAGTGTCATGTGAGTAtctcccacaacaacaacaacaactacaagcAATAAGTAGcgccataacaacaacaacaacaacaacagcagcaacagcagccagtaataataataataatgctgtaactgtaactgctATGactaccaataccaataccaatacaaataccaataccaatacaaatacaacaacaccaacaacaacaaccacagctaCTAATCATAATATTAATCATGATAATCAAGTGCTAGCTAACGATTATGAGGCGGATCATGATCAAGAAAATAAtgacacaacagcaacaacagctacaacacaaacaaacacaacagcaacaacaaacacagctAACGATTGTAATACAACAGCacaaacaattacaacaacagcagacaCTGCAACAGCTAATgatacaacagcaacaatcacaaacacagcaacaacaactgctatACATGACACAACCACATCCCCAACAAATGGTAGCTCTAGCCCCCCACCCACTGAGACACAAGCCCTTCTGGGCGATCCCATGACCCGCGCTAatggcgacaacaacaactatttgtcatatttaaataacaatcTGAAATCGTTGAATGGCGACGAGCCGCCCAACGATGCTGAAAAtagcaccagcaacagcaataacagcagcaacaacagcagcaacaacagcagcaacacagcagcaacagcaacagttgctgtcaGTGGTGCAACGGTCGATGCCGATTCCATTTCCTATATACAGACCCCGCCCCAGCGCAGCTATGCGCCCAAACagaatggcagcagcagtgaTGCCTATCAGCGCTATCATAATGGCCACAGCAGCGGCATTTTGCCCACGCCCAcgaccaacagcagcagcagcagcaacagttgccccTCTGTTGTGTCCTCAGTGGCATCTTCGGTACAACAATTTCAGCGTATGAGCTACGCAATGCCTCCATACAGCTATGCTAGTTTGTACAGCGGCTATAcaaatgccacgcccattgtTAGCATGGCCAGCAACAATATGCAGAATAGCTATGtgcaggcgcagcagcaacaacagcaacaacagcagcagcaacaggttGCTCAGGTGCAGGCTCAAGCTCAAGCTCAGGCTCAGGCTCAGGCTCAGGCCCAGATGGCCTATGCGCAACAGGCTTATGCCGCCTATGCAGCTGGTCTTAGTCCCGCGGCCAGCTATTATGCAGATCCTGCCGCTTTGGCCAAGGAGGTAGCCCAAAAGAACTATGCCCTAAAGGTGGCCAATGCTGCTGCCGGCAAGCCCGTCTCCGCTGCCTCCGCAGCCGCATACACAGGCATGACACTCAATAAGAGCTTTGGGGCCGCTGCGGCAACCCCCCAGCCGGTTCCACAACCgcacacacagcagcaacagccacagccggTGTCCATGGCCACGCTGCTGCAAATGCAGGTGCAGGCTCAAGCACAAGCTCAGGCCCAAGCCCAGGCTCAAGCCCAGGctcaggcccaggcccaggcacaGGCTCAAGCCCAGGCGCAGCTGCGTCAATATGGCTCCTTGCCCAACTCGGGTCTGTCCACGCCCGTGGCGCCCGGCACTCCGGTGCGTACAGCCAGCGCCGCCGGCTATTTGTCGACCGGCTCTGCCGCGCTACTGCGTGCACCCAGCGCAGCTGCACCCATGCAAATGGCTGCCAGCCAGCAGCAGTATgccgctgcagcggctgctgcccAAGGCTACTTCTATCCGGGCATGATGACCGCCGCACCCACAGCTGCCGGCGCCGCTGGCGGCGGCTATGCTTATGCTATGCCCAGCAGCCAAGCGGCGGCTGCAGCTCAGcaatatgcagcagcagcagctgctgctgcagctgcgcagGGTGGGGCTCAGGGCAGCGCCATGGTGCTGAATCCCTATAAGAAAATGAAGACCTCCTAA
- the mbl gene encoding probable serine/threonine-protein kinase tsuA isoform X7: MANVVNMNSLLNGKDSRWLQLEVCREFQRNKCSRQDTECKFAHPPANVEVQNGKVTACYDSIKGRCNRDKPPCKYFHPPQHLKDQLLINGRNHLALKNALMQQMGIAPGPPVISGQVPAVATNPYLTGIPANTYSPYYAGHLVPTLLGHDPTAVASQLGTVVPQTVQVAQQKIPRSDRLESSPLAAHQQLNQHQQQQQQQQQQQQQLQNHLHNNNTIPTAGGVAAGATTTPTATTTTNNAAAAAAAAAAAAAAAAVMGHHTLEVGKKRSADPEMFPLQFSGMVPFKRPAAEKSGIPVYQPGATTYQQLMQPYVPVSCEYLPQQQQQLQAISSAITTTTTTTAATAASNNNNNAVTVTAMTTNTNTNTNTNTNTNTTTPTTTTTATNHNINHDNQVLANDYEADHDQENNDTTATTATTQTNTTATTNTANDCNTTAQTITTTADTATANDTTATITNTATTTAIHDTTTSPTNGSSSPPPTETQALLGDPMTRANGDNNNYLSYLNNNLKSLNGDEPPNDAENSTSNSNNSSNNSSNNSSNTAATATVAVSGATVDADSISYIQTPPQRSYAPKQNGSSSDAYQRYHNGHSSGILPTPTTNSSSSSNSCPSVVSSVASSVQQFQRMSYAMPPYSYASLYSGYTNATPIVSMASNNMQNSYVQAQQQQQQQQQQQQVAQVQAQAQAQAQAQAQAQMAYAQQAYAAYAAGLSPAASYYADPAALAKEVAQKNYALKVANAAAGKPVSAASAAAYTGMTLNKSFGAAAATPQPVPQPHTQQQQPQPVSMATLLQMQVQAQAQAQAQAQAQAQAQAQAQAQAQAQAQLRQYGSLPNSGLSTPVAPGTPVRTASAAGYLSTGSAALLRAPSAAAPMQMAASQQQYAAAAAAAQGYFYPGMMTAAPTAAGAAGGGYAYAMPSSQAAAAAQQYAAAAAAAAAAQGGAQGSAMVLNPYKKMKTS; the protein is encoded by the exons GGACGCTGTAATCGTGATAAACCGccgtgcaaatattttcatcCACCACAGCATTTGAAGGATCAGCTGTTGATAAACGGACGCAATCATCTGGCCCTAAAGAATGCACTGATGCAACAAATGGGCATCGCGCCCGGCCCGCCGGTCATATCGGGCCAAGTGCCAGCCGTG GCTACAAATCCCTACTTGACTGGCATACCAGCCAACACATACAGTCCTTACTATGCCGGACACTTAGTGCCTACTTTGCTGGGACATGATCCGACGGCCGTTGCCTCACAGCTGGGTACGGTGGTGCCACAGACCGTTCAGGTGGCACAACAGAAAATTCCACGCTCCGACAGATTAGAG AGCTCACCTCTTGCGGCACACCAACAACTcaatcagcatcagcaacaacaacaacaacaacaacaacaacagcaacagctgcagaaCCAcctccacaacaacaacaccatcCCAACGGCcggcggcgtcgctgctggcgcaacaacaacaccaacagcaacaacaacaacaaacaacgctgccgctgccgctgctgctgccgccgccgccgccgctgccgctgctgtcatGGGTCATCACACACTGGAAGTGGGCAAGAAGCGGTCAGCGGATCCTGAAATGTTTCCACtg caattctCTGGCATGGTACCGTTCAAACGTCCAGCTGCCGAAAAGTCTGGCATTCCAGTGTATCAACCCGGTGCGACAACCTATCAACAATTAATGCAGCCCTACGTGCCAGTGTCATGTGAGTAtctcccacaacaacaacaacaactacaagcAATAAGTAGcgccataacaacaacaacaacaacaacagcagcaacagcagccagtaataataataataatgctgtaactgtaactgctATGactaccaataccaataccaatacaaataccaataccaatacaaatacaacaacaccaacaacaacaaccacagctaCTAATCATAATATTAATCATGATAATCAAGTGCTAGCTAACGATTATGAGGCGGATCATGATCAAGAAAATAAtgacacaacagcaacaacagctacaacacaaacaaacacaacagcaacaacaaacacagctAACGATTGTAATACAACAGCacaaacaattacaacaacagcagacaCTGCAACAGCTAATgatacaacagcaacaatcacaaacacagcaacaacaactgctatACATGACACAACCACATCCCCAACAAATGGTAGCTCTAGCCCCCCACCCACTGAGACACAAGCCCTTCTGGGCGATCCCATGACCCGCGCTAatggcgacaacaacaactatttgtcatatttaaataacaatcTGAAATCGTTGAATGGCGACGAGCCGCCCAACGATGCTGAAAAtagcaccagcaacagcaataacagcagcaacaacagcagcaacaacagcagcaacacagcagcaacagcaacagttgctgtcaGTGGTGCAACGGTCGATGCCGATTCCATTTCCTATATACAGACCCCGCCCCAGCGCAGCTATGCGCCCAAACagaatggcagcagcagtgaTGCCTATCAGCGCTATCATAATGGCCACAGCAGCGGCATTTTGCCCACGCCCAcgaccaacagcagcagcagcagcaacagttgccccTCTGTTGTGTCCTCAGTGGCATCTTCGGTACAACAATTTCAGCGTATGAGCTACGCAATGCCTCCATACAGCTATGCTAGTTTGTACAGCGGCTATAcaaatgccacgcccattgtTAGCATGGCCAGCAACAATATGCAGAATAGCTATGtgcaggcgcagcagcaacaacagcaacaacagcagcagcaacaggttGCTCAGGTGCAGGCTCAAGCTCAAGCTCAGGCTCAGGCTCAGGCTCAGGCCCAGATGGCCTATGCGCAACAGGCTTATGCCGCCTATGCAGCTGGTCTTAGTCCCGCGGCCAGCTATTATGCAGATCCTGCCGCTTTGGCCAAGGAGGTAGCCCAAAAGAACTATGCCCTAAAGGTGGCCAATGCTGCTGCCGGCAAGCCCGTCTCCGCTGCCTCCGCAGCCGCATACACAGGCATGACACTCAATAAGAGCTTTGGGGCCGCTGCGGCAACCCCCCAGCCGGTTCCACAACCgcacacacagcagcaacagccacagccggTGTCCATGGCCACGCTGCTGCAAATGCAGGTGCAGGCTCAAGCACAAGCTCAGGCCCAAGCCCAGGCTCAAGCCCAGGctcaggcccaggcccaggcacaGGCTCAAGCCCAGGCGCAGCTGCGTCAATATGGCTCCTTGCCCAACTCGGGTCTGTCCACGCCCGTGGCGCCCGGCACTCCGGTGCGTACAGCCAGCGCCGCCGGCTATTTGTCGACCGGCTCTGCCGCGCTACTGCGTGCACCCAGCGCAGCTGCACCCATGCAAATGGCTGCCAGCCAGCAGCAGTATgccgctgcagcggctgctgcccAAGGCTACTTCTATCCGGGCATGATGACCGCCGCACCCACAGCTGCCGGCGCCGCTGGCGGCGGCTATGCTTATGCTATGCCCAGCAGCCAAGCGGCGGCTGCAGCTCAGcaatatgcagcagcagcagctgctgctgcagctgcgcagGGTGGGGCTCAGGGCAGCGCCATGGTGCTGAATCCCTATAAGAAAATGAAGACCTCCTAA
- the mbl gene encoding putative uncharacterized protein DDB_G0291608 isoform X12, with protein MANVVNMNSLLNGKDSRWLQLEVCREFQRNKCSRQDTECKFAHPPANVEVQNGKVTACYDSIKGRCNRDKPPCKYFHPPQHLKDQLLINGRNHLALKNALMQQMGIAPGPPVISGQVPAVATNPYLTGIPANTYSPYYAGHLVPTLLGHDPTAVASQLGTVVPQTVQVAQQKIPRSDRLEQFSGMVPFKRPAAEKSGIPVYQPGATTYQQLMQPYVPVSCEYLPQQQQQLQAISSAITTTTTTTAATAASNNNNNAVTVTAMTTNTNTNTNTNTNTNTTTPTTTTTATNHNINHDNQVLANDYEADHDQENNDTTATTATTQTNTTATTNTANDCNTTAQTITTTADTATANDTTATITNTATTTAIHDTTTSPTNGSSSPPPTETQALLGDPMTRANGDNNNYLSYLNNNLKSLNGDEPPNDAENSTSNSNNSSNNSSNNSSNTAATATVAVSGATVDADSISYIQTPPQRSYAPKQNGSSSDAYQRYHNGHSSGILPTPTTNSSSSSNSCPSVVSSVASSVQQFQRMSYAMPPYSYASLYSGYTNATPIVSMASNNMQNSYVQAQQQQQQQQQQQQVAQVQAQAQAQAQAQAQAQMAYAQQAYAAYAAGLSPAASYYADPAALAKEVAQKNYALKVANAAAGKPVSAASAAAYTGMTLNKSFGAAAATPQPVPQPHTQQQQPQPVSMATLLQMQVQAQAQAQAQAQAQAQAQAQAQAQAQAQAQLRQYGSLPNSGLSTPVAPGTPVRTASAAGYLSTGSAALLRAPSAAAPMQMAASQQQYAAAAAAAQGYFYPGMMTAAPTAAGAAGGGYAYAMPSSQAAAAAQQYAAAAAAAAAAQGGAQGSAMVLNPYKKMKTS; from the exons GGACGCTGTAATCGTGATAAACCGccgtgcaaatattttcatcCACCACAGCATTTGAAGGATCAGCTGTTGATAAACGGACGCAATCATCTGGCCCTAAAGAATGCACTGATGCAACAAATGGGCATCGCGCCCGGCCCGCCGGTCATATCGGGCCAAGTGCCAGCCGTG GCTACAAATCCCTACTTGACTGGCATACCAGCCAACACATACAGTCCTTACTATGCCGGACACTTAGTGCCTACTTTGCTGGGACATGATCCGACGGCCGTTGCCTCACAGCTGGGTACGGTGGTGCCACAGACCGTTCAGGTGGCACAACAGAAAATTCCACGCTCCGACAGATTAGAG caattctCTGGCATGGTACCGTTCAAACGTCCAGCTGCCGAAAAGTCTGGCATTCCAGTGTATCAACCCGGTGCGACAACCTATCAACAATTAATGCAGCCCTACGTGCCAGTGTCATGTGAGTAtctcccacaacaacaacaacaactacaagcAATAAGTAGcgccataacaacaacaacaacaacaacagcagcaacagcagccagtaataataataataatgctgtaactgtaactgctATGactaccaataccaataccaatacaaataccaataccaatacaaatacaacaacaccaacaacaacaaccacagctaCTAATCATAATATTAATCATGATAATCAAGTGCTAGCTAACGATTATGAGGCGGATCATGATCAAGAAAATAAtgacacaacagcaacaacagctacaacacaaacaaacacaacagcaacaacaaacacagctAACGATTGTAATACAACAGCacaaacaattacaacaacagcagacaCTGCAACAGCTAATgatacaacagcaacaatcacaaacacagcaacaacaactgctatACATGACACAACCACATCCCCAACAAATGGTAGCTCTAGCCCCCCACCCACTGAGACACAAGCCCTTCTGGGCGATCCCATGACCCGCGCTAatggcgacaacaacaactatttgtcatatttaaataacaatcTGAAATCGTTGAATGGCGACGAGCCGCCCAACGATGCTGAAAAtagcaccagcaacagcaataacagcagcaacaacagcagcaacaacagcagcaacacagcagcaacagcaacagttgctgtcaGTGGTGCAACGGTCGATGCCGATTCCATTTCCTATATACAGACCCCGCCCCAGCGCAGCTATGCGCCCAAACagaatggcagcagcagtgaTGCCTATCAGCGCTATCATAATGGCCACAGCAGCGGCATTTTGCCCACGCCCAcgaccaacagcagcagcagcagcaacagttgccccTCTGTTGTGTCCTCAGTGGCATCTTCGGTACAACAATTTCAGCGTATGAGCTACGCAATGCCTCCATACAGCTATGCTAGTTTGTACAGCGGCTATAcaaatgccacgcccattgtTAGCATGGCCAGCAACAATATGCAGAATAGCTATGtgcaggcgcagcagcaacaacagcaacaacagcagcagcaacaggttGCTCAGGTGCAGGCTCAAGCTCAAGCTCAGGCTCAGGCTCAGGCTCAGGCCCAGATGGCCTATGCGCAACAGGCTTATGCCGCCTATGCAGCTGGTCTTAGTCCCGCGGCCAGCTATTATGCAGATCCTGCCGCTTTGGCCAAGGAGGTAGCCCAAAAGAACTATGCCCTAAAGGTGGCCAATGCTGCTGCCGGCAAGCCCGTCTCCGCTGCCTCCGCAGCCGCATACACAGGCATGACACTCAATAAGAGCTTTGGGGCCGCTGCGGCAACCCCCCAGCCGGTTCCACAACCgcacacacagcagcaacagccacagccggTGTCCATGGCCACGCTGCTGCAAATGCAGGTGCAGGCTCAAGCACAAGCTCAGGCCCAAGCCCAGGCTCAAGCCCAGGctcaggcccaggcccaggcacaGGCTCAAGCCCAGGCGCAGCTGCGTCAATATGGCTCCTTGCCCAACTCGGGTCTGTCCACGCCCGTGGCGCCCGGCACTCCGGTGCGTACAGCCAGCGCCGCCGGCTATTTGTCGACCGGCTCTGCCGCGCTACTGCGTGCACCCAGCGCAGCTGCACCCATGCAAATGGCTGCCAGCCAGCAGCAGTATgccgctgcagcggctgctgcccAAGGCTACTTCTATCCGGGCATGATGACCGCCGCACCCACAGCTGCCGGCGCCGCTGGCGGCGGCTATGCTTATGCTATGCCCAGCAGCCAAGCGGCGGCTGCAGCTCAGcaatatgcagcagcagcagctgctgctgcagctgcgcagGGTGGGGCTCAGGGCAGCGCCATGGTGCTGAATCCCTATAAGAAAATGAAGACCTCCTAA